In one window of Paracholeplasma morum DNA:
- a CDS encoding carboxypeptidase M32 has product MDYLETYLAFREKRMAYQYALWLVSWDQETEAPKNAMDYRSNQIETLSTLAYEVDTDPLRIEAIDKLAEDDTLELELKREIHLVKKDLDQMRKIPKKDYIEFQVLLSQAGQIWAESREKNDFEGFLPTLEKVINFQKTMVKYLETDTLKGYDVLLDMYEPGMSTTDYDVFFETLKEKLVPFAKKAAATKQVFSRSLKKAFPIEPQRAFNKYLLEVFNYNMDQGVLKESAHPFTSGVSSVDTRITTSYQDDFRSAIFSTIHEMGHGIYEQQVNPAYDYTELKGGVSMGIHESQSRLYENMLARSESFWQTHYPKLQETFKKELKHVTLEEFVRYVNEVKMNLIRVDADELTYSLHIMVRYEIEKMLFNGKLKPKDLPKTWNKLYKTYLGIKPKTDKEGVLQDIHWSLGSFGYFPTYALGSAISAQIYHKMNQSINIDEALISNQVYKINEWLKQNIHQYGCLYEPKTLLMMATNEPFNPNYYVDYLISKYEKILGIKA; this is encoded by the coding sequence ATGGATTATTTAGAAACGTATTTAGCATTTAGAGAAAAGAGAATGGCCTATCAGTATGCCTTATGGTTAGTCTCATGGGACCAAGAAACTGAGGCCCCCAAAAATGCCATGGATTATCGCAGTAATCAAATAGAAACTTTATCTACTTTGGCATATGAAGTAGATACTGACCCATTAAGAATTGAAGCCATTGATAAGCTAGCAGAAGATGACACCCTAGAATTAGAGCTTAAAAGAGAAATCCATTTGGTCAAAAAAGATTTAGATCAAATGAGAAAGATTCCTAAAAAGGACTATATTGAGTTTCAAGTATTGTTATCACAAGCGGGTCAAATTTGGGCTGAATCAAGAGAAAAAAATGATTTTGAAGGGTTCTTACCAACACTAGAAAAAGTAATCAATTTCCAAAAAACAATGGTTAAGTACTTAGAAACAGACACATTAAAAGGGTATGACGTACTGCTTGACATGTATGAGCCTGGAATGAGTACTACCGATTATGATGTCTTTTTTGAAACCCTAAAAGAAAAGCTTGTGCCGTTTGCAAAGAAAGCTGCCGCAACCAAACAAGTGTTCTCACGCAGTTTAAAAAAAGCCTTCCCTATCGAACCACAAAGAGCTTTTAACAAATATTTGTTAGAAGTTTTTAACTACAACATGGATCAAGGGGTTTTAAAGGAATCTGCACACCCATTCACATCGGGAGTATCTAGTGTGGATACGAGAATCACAACCAGTTATCAAGATGACTTTAGAAGTGCAATCTTCTCAACCATTCATGAAATGGGTCATGGCATCTATGAACAACAAGTTAATCCAGCCTATGATTACACTGAATTAAAAGGTGGCGTTTCTATGGGAATTCATGAGTCACAATCTAGACTATATGAAAACATGCTTGCTAGAAGTGAATCATTTTGGCAAACACACTACCCTAAACTCCAAGAGACTTTTAAGAAAGAACTAAAACATGTTACCTTAGAAGAATTCGTTCGTTACGTTAATGAAGTTAAAATGAACCTTATTCGTGTAGATGCAGATGAACTTACCTATAGCCTACACATCATGGTTAGATATGAAATCGAAAAGATGTTATTTAATGGAAAGCTAAAACCAAAAGACTTACCTAAAACTTGGAATAAACTCTATAAAACCTATCTTGGAATCAAACCTAAGACAGACAAAGAAGGCGTATTACAAGATATTCACTGGTCATTAGGTTCATTTGGTTATTTTCCAACTTACGCATTAGGCAGTGCAATCTCTGCTCAAATCTATCATAAGATGAATCAATCAATTAACATCGATGAAGCTTTAATATCTAATCAAGTGTATAAGATAAACGAATGGCTTAAACAAAATATTCATCAATATGGATGCTTATATGAGCCTAAAACACTATTGATGATGGCAACCAATGAACCATTCAATCCAAATTATTATGTAGATTACTTAATCAGCAAGTACGAGAAAATACTAGGTATTAAAGCCTAA
- a CDS encoding magnesium transporter, translating into MKKILDVVSKDYVTLLEGMDVKEAMKKVISTSTDETLIDVLYIVDSKNKLLGILDLKDLIIARSPMKIREIMNVKYHHISEFDSIAKAIDTIQDYDQDMIPVLSKSKTILGIFTAEMALNMLADETLEDYHRLASLSEYDVHSKPISRSKKRLPWLIILLGLSLITASVLSIFESTIQSVILLVLFQPMILDSAGNISTQSLARTILVMNEDPDAKLTKFIKKELLVGFINSVIVSLTGFLFSLLFLYVFENGFTEANLQISITVSMTLLVALSVGALTGAFIPVTLKRMNVDPSVASGPFMTTLNDVISLFIYFSLATIFLV; encoded by the coding sequence ATGAAGAAAATACTAGATGTAGTATCCAAAGACTATGTGACACTTTTAGAAGGTATGGACGTTAAAGAAGCGATGAAAAAAGTCATCTCGACTTCAACAGACGAAACGTTGATAGATGTTTTATACATTGTAGATTCAAAGAATAAACTCTTAGGAATTTTAGACTTAAAAGACCTAATTATTGCGCGTTCACCAATGAAGATTAGAGAGATTATGAACGTCAAATACCATCACATTAGTGAGTTCGACTCGATCGCAAAAGCGATTGATACGATTCAAGATTATGACCAGGATATGATTCCTGTACTATCTAAATCGAAAACGATTTTAGGCATTTTCACAGCTGAAATGGCACTAAATATGTTAGCGGATGAGACGCTTGAAGACTATCATAGATTGGCTTCATTATCTGAATATGATGTTCATTCAAAACCAATCTCAAGAAGTAAAAAGAGGCTTCCGTGGCTCATTATCCTTTTAGGATTATCTTTAATAACGGCATCCGTACTATCGATTTTTGAATCTACCATTCAAAGTGTGATTCTATTAGTGCTTTTCCAACCGATGATTCTTGACTCAGCAGGGAACATATCTACCCAATCACTCGCGAGAACGATATTGGTTATGAATGAAGACCCAGATGCCAAATTAACTAAGTTCATCAAAAAAGAACTTTTGGTTGGCTTCATTAATAGCGTCATAGTTTCATTGACAGGCTTTCTTTTTTCATTGTTATTCTTATATGTATTTGAAAACGGATTTACAGAAGCCAATCTTCAAATTAGCATAACAGTAAGTATGACTCTTTTAGTAGCGTTATCGGTTGGGGCTCTAACTGGTGCATTTATTCCAGTGACTTTGAAACGGATGAACGTTGATCCTTCAGTCGCATCTGGACCATTTATGACTACTTTAAACGACGTCATATCACTATTTATTTATTTTAGTTTAGCAACCATTTTTTTAGTATAG
- the mgtE gene encoding magnesium transporter has translation MKETYLKQTKEERLNYLKSLHAFDLKELYLSLEDEDRDELFSLLNDSSKADLLSYLDIDDALLLVNTLETEEQADILSEMEPDDAIDIINELESEDKEDLISQLEPELKEDYYSLSSYDENETGSIMTNSFLEVYLDMEIKEVMKYLVQNAPEVETINKLYVVDKHKTFIGILPLKKLIKAKSPCYVKDLYESSLFVYANDDKEDSVDFIQENGLNYCPVLNDKNELVGIISLDDAIDTYEEEMIEDIEKMYLVSDDSNEGAIKSALQRLPWLIVLLVLALPIARLALVFEGILSTYTIIVILQPLILSMVGNAGTQTLTFSLIMLSDDEPNHIVRKSLLYEFGSGILSGLVLSVISFVVTIVFILINPSLNQNPMIFGLVIGLSVWLSITAGTFFSSIIPVLIKRMGLDPASASGPLITTVIDISTIIIYYGLASLMVEAFL, from the coding sequence ATGAAAGAAACATATTTAAAACAGACTAAAGAAGAAAGACTTAATTATTTAAAATCCCTTCACGCCTTTGATTTAAAAGAACTGTATTTATCTTTAGAGGATGAGGATAGAGATGAACTGTTCTCGCTTTTAAACGATTCATCAAAAGCAGATTTGCTATCCTATCTAGATATCGATGATGCTCTATTATTGGTTAACACTTTAGAAACTGAAGAACAAGCAGATATCTTAAGTGAAATGGAACCTGATGATGCGATAGATATTATCAATGAACTTGAAAGTGAGGACAAAGAGGACCTAATCAGTCAACTTGAACCAGAACTTAAAGAGGACTATTATTCACTTTCATCTTATGATGAGAATGAAACGGGTTCAATCATGACGAATAGCTTTTTGGAAGTTTATTTAGACATGGAAATCAAAGAAGTCATGAAGTATTTAGTTCAAAATGCACCAGAAGTTGAAACCATTAACAAACTTTATGTCGTTGATAAACACAAAACATTTATCGGCATTCTACCGCTTAAAAAACTAATCAAAGCCAAGTCACCGTGTTATGTAAAAGATCTATACGAATCTAGTTTATTTGTCTATGCAAATGACGATAAAGAGGACTCCGTTGATTTTATTCAAGAAAATGGGCTAAATTATTGCCCAGTACTAAACGATAAAAATGAACTTGTTGGGATCATCTCACTGGATGATGCGATTGATACGTATGAAGAAGAAATGATTGAAGACATCGAAAAAATGTATTTGGTCAGTGATGATTCTAACGAAGGGGCCATAAAAAGTGCATTACAACGATTACCTTGGTTGATTGTTTTACTGGTATTAGCTTTACCAATTGCTAGATTAGCGCTGGTATTTGAGGGCATCTTATCAACTTACACCATTATTGTTATTCTTCAACCCTTGATATTGTCAATGGTTGGGAATGCAGGCACTCAAACATTAACGTTTAGTCTAATTATGTTGTCCGATGATGAACCAAATCACATAGTAAGGAAGAGTTTGCTCTATGAGTTTGGCTCCGGAATATTATCCGGATTAGTGCTATCCGTTATATCCTTTGTTGTTACAATCGTGTTCATTCTTATTAATCCTTCTCTAAACCAAAACCCAATGATATTTGGATTAGTTATTGGCTTATCTGTGTGGCTTTCCATTACAGCAGGGACATTCTTTTCAAGCATCATTCCTGTTCTTATTAAACGCATGGGTTTAGACCCAGCATCGGCTTCAGGGCCACTGATCACGACCGTAATCGATATATCAACAATCATCATCTATTATGGATTAGCCAGTCTCATGGTGGAGGCGTTCTTATGA
- a CDS encoding ABC transporter ATP-binding protein, which translates to MRDFQEQTITKTDRSIVNRLVKYARPFTKDFLISSLLMLGDIAVSALAPILIGFAIRIIGRTGSVSSKMAQFAWIGVLFLGIIALVSVIIYYQNWLLQRAGQKIVYDIRMQVFDHIHTLSNNQINQIPVGKLVTRVTNDTNTLSEMYSSVIVSLLRNSLMMVTYFVIMLIFDYKSTLMMALVFPFVIVSTLLFRKLSRKTYRNVRNRVSNMNAFLSENLSGMKLTQIFNQEDKKYKAFVTQSKNLRKAQFNEILVFAIYRPLMYLFSMAATMIIIYYIGLDILDLINQNASPEVIIIKVSLLVTMYQYANSFFEPVQQLAEQFNVLQSALASSEKIFDVLDTVPEINDEEDAIELVDFKGEIEFKNVWFQYNTDEWILKDVSFKVNPNDTVAFVGATGSGKTTIMSLIVRNYDIQKGQILIAGIDIKRIKRSSLRKHIGQMPQDVFLFTGTIESNITLHDDTVPKEKVISSASYVGANTFIDRLDDGYDHIVRERGINFSTGQRQLLSFARALTYEPSVMILDEATANIDSETESLIQESLEKMMQLNTMLVVAHRLSTIQHADKIIVMQKGEIKEMGKHQELLKQKGLYYNLYQLQYESKK; encoded by the coding sequence ATGAGAGACTTCCAAGAACAGACCATAACCAAGACTGACCGTTCAATTGTGAACCGATTAGTTAAATATGCTAGACCCTTTACCAAGGACTTTTTGATCTCTTCACTATTAATGTTAGGGGACATTGCTGTATCTGCATTAGCACCTATATTGATCGGGTTTGCAATTAGAATCATTGGAAGAACGGGGTCAGTTTCTAGTAAGATGGCTCAATTTGCATGGATTGGAGTACTCTTCTTAGGTATTATTGCCTTAGTATCGGTGATCATTTATTATCAAAACTGGTTATTGCAACGTGCAGGACAAAAGATTGTATATGATATTAGAATGCAGGTCTTTGATCATATTCACACATTATCCAACAATCAAATTAACCAAATCCCTGTTGGAAAACTGGTAACTAGAGTAACCAATGACACGAACACATTATCAGAAATGTACTCAAGTGTTATTGTGTCACTACTTAGAAACTCCTTAATGATGGTAACCTATTTTGTCATCATGTTGATCTTTGATTACAAATCCACTTTGATGATGGCGCTTGTGTTTCCGTTTGTCATTGTTTCGACTTTATTATTCAGAAAACTATCGAGAAAGACTTATAGAAACGTAAGAAATCGTGTAAGTAATATGAATGCTTTCCTTTCTGAAAATCTCTCTGGGATGAAACTGACACAAATATTCAATCAAGAAGATAAGAAATATAAAGCGTTTGTAACCCAAAGTAAGAACCTTAGAAAAGCTCAGTTTAATGAAATCTTAGTCTTCGCGATCTACAGACCATTAATGTACTTGTTCTCAATGGCAGCTACCATGATTATTATTTACTACATCGGACTAGACATTTTGGATTTAATTAACCAAAATGCGAGCCCAGAAGTGATCATCATTAAAGTGAGCTTATTGGTTACAATGTATCAATATGCCAATAGCTTCTTTGAACCAGTTCAACAATTAGCAGAGCAGTTTAACGTACTACAAAGTGCATTGGCTTCAAGCGAAAAGATTTTTGATGTATTAGACACAGTACCAGAAATTAATGACGAAGAAGATGCAATTGAACTTGTGGATTTTAAAGGTGAAATTGAATTTAAGAACGTTTGGTTCCAATACAATACAGACGAATGGATTTTGAAAGATGTTTCCTTTAAAGTTAATCCAAATGACACAGTTGCCTTTGTTGGAGCAACCGGCTCAGGTAAAACAACGATTATGAGCTTAATTGTAAGAAATTATGACATTCAAAAGGGTCAAATCCTGATTGCTGGCATTGACATCAAACGCATAAAGCGTTCTAGCCTGAGAAAACACATAGGTCAAATGCCTCAAGATGTATTCTTATTTACAGGAACCATTGAATCAAACATAACTTTACATGATGACACTGTACCTAAAGAAAAAGTGATTTCATCCGCTAGCTATGTTGGAGCAAATACATTTATTGATCGTTTAGATGATGGTTATGACCATATCGTACGAGAACGCGGAATCAACTTCTCAACTGGGCAACGTCAACTCTTAAGTTTCGCAAGAGCTCTTACCTATGAACCATCGGTAATGATTCTCGATGAGGCCACAGCAAACATTGACTCAGAAACCGAATCCTTGATACAAGAGTCTTTAGAGAAAATGATGCAACTTAATACAATGTTAGTGGTAGCTCACAGATTATCAACCATCCAACATGCAGACAAGATTATTGTCATGCAAAAAGGTGAAATCAAAGAAATGGGCAAACACCAAGAACTCCTTAAACAAAAAGGATTGTATTACAATTTGTATCAACTACAATACGAGTCCAAAAAATAG
- a CDS encoding ABC transporter ATP-binding protein produces the protein MVFGKYFNKYYIKYFIPLILGVITLVYIDSIQVEIPAIFSSLIDGFNDNVLTKQDFHDSLQRLVMIVLVMVVGRFLWRVFVFGAARFIENDIRIDMFKKAEALGIDYYAKHKVGGIMTYFTADLEALRQAFGPGILMLVDSLALGSIVVIRMAKLSGTMTLIAVIPMALLGVVAIFILKRMRLKFKYRQEAFEEMNEFTQESFSGFSVIRAFVREAKEAYFFKLKNDQFYEKHVDFVKSMIFVNIIINVFINLTILTIVVYGAFLALTTNFSAGDLTEYFTLFTLLIWPVMALSQFASISSQAQASKKRVSDFLSEPVMIKDAPSVSEKPITGSIEFNHLNFSYPDDLEHEVLSDISFRIEAGEMVGILGRTGSGKSTLVDLLLRLYNINPKSLFLDGNDIMELPYRHVRKHIAYVPQDNFLFSETLLNNIGFSEDNISLEKASYYAKLADVHDNIVDFKDGYETEIGERGVTLSGGQKQRVSIARALSKDAPILILDDSVSAVDTKTEEAIIKNLQNIRKDKTTIIIAHRISTVKKMDKIVLLDNGKLLDVGTHEELLSRCELYQDMVKKQTLEQMVGGDA, from the coding sequence ATGGTTTTTGGAAAATATTTTAACAAGTATTATATTAAATACTTCATACCATTAATATTAGGCGTAATAACCCTAGTATATATAGATTCAATTCAAGTAGAAATACCAGCGATTTTCTCATCATTAATTGATGGATTTAATGATAATGTCCTAACCAAACAAGACTTTCATGACAGTCTCCAAAGACTTGTCATGATTGTTCTCGTTATGGTGGTTGGGCGTTTCTTATGGAGAGTATTCGTATTTGGAGCAGCAAGATTTATCGAGAACGACATTAGAATCGATATGTTCAAGAAAGCAGAAGCATTAGGAATAGACTACTATGCTAAGCATAAAGTTGGTGGTATTATGACCTACTTTACAGCTGACTTGGAAGCATTAAGACAAGCCTTTGGGCCTGGTATTTTAATGTTGGTTGATTCACTCGCATTAGGGTCTATCGTTGTAATACGAATGGCAAAGTTATCTGGAACCATGACATTGATTGCGGTTATTCCAATGGCTTTATTAGGGGTAGTCGCTATCTTTATATTAAAACGTATGCGTTTAAAGTTTAAATATCGACAAGAGGCCTTTGAAGAAATGAATGAGTTTACTCAAGAATCTTTTTCTGGGTTCTCAGTTATTCGTGCGTTCGTTAGAGAGGCGAAAGAAGCCTATTTCTTTAAATTAAAGAATGATCAATTTTATGAAAAACATGTAGACTTTGTCAAGTCGATGATCTTCGTTAATATAATTATTAATGTTTTTATTAACCTAACCATCCTTACAATAGTAGTATATGGTGCATTTTTGGCTTTAACAACCAACTTCAGTGCTGGGGATTTAACCGAATACTTCACATTATTTACATTACTTATCTGGCCAGTTATGGCACTATCTCAATTCGCATCCATTAGTAGCCAAGCACAAGCCAGTAAGAAACGTGTCAGTGACTTCTTAAGTGAACCAGTTATGATCAAAGATGCACCTAGTGTTTCAGAAAAACCTATTACCGGTTCAATCGAGTTTAATCACCTAAATTTCTCTTATCCAGATGATTTAGAACATGAGGTTCTAAGCGACATATCTTTTAGAATTGAAGCGGGAGAAATGGTTGGTATTTTAGGAAGAACTGGATCTGGTAAGAGTACTTTAGTCGATTTATTGCTAAGGCTTTACAACATTAATCCAAAATCACTATTTTTAGATGGTAATGATATTATGGAACTACCATATAGGCATGTGAGAAAACACATTGCATACGTACCACAAGATAACTTCTTATTCTCAGAAACACTCCTCAACAATATAGGATTTAGTGAGGATAATATATCACTAGAAAAAGCTTCATATTATGCTAAATTAGCGGACGTCCATGATAACATTGTGGATTTCAAGGACGGATATGAAACAGAGATTGGTGAACGTGGTGTGACTTTATCAGGGGGACAAAAACAAAGAGTATCGATTGCGAGAGCACTTTCTAAAGATGCCCCAATATTAATCTTAGATGACTCAGTTTCTGCCGTTGATACAAAGACAGAAGAAGCAATCATCAAGAATCTTCAAAATATAAGAAAAGATAAGACGACCATTATTATTGCACATAGAATTTCTACCGTTAAGAAGATGGACAAAATTGTCTTATTAGATAACGGGAAACTGCTTGATGTGGGGACACATGAAGAATTATTAAGTAGATGTGAATTGTATCAGGACATGGTTAAGAAACAAACATTAGAACAGATGGTAGGTGGGGACGCATGA
- a CDS encoding SHOCT-like domain-containing protein has protein sequence MSDSQKILEMLKEGIITVDEADRLLKALEKEPSDQSKVEVIVPKYKSDPKNLMFKVRIISGDGDKVNVNIPLKFAKTALKSGKINFGNSDIQNNIDMDSIIEMIEDGHIGEIVDITSADGDIVKIFIE, from the coding sequence ATGAGCGATAGTCAAAAAATTTTAGAGATGTTAAAAGAAGGCATCATCACAGTAGATGAGGCAGATAGATTATTAAAAGCGTTAGAAAAAGAACCATCTGATCAATCAAAAGTTGAAGTAATCGTCCCTAAATACAAATCCGACCCAAAAAATTTAATGTTTAAAGTTAGAATCATTTCAGGTGACGGAGACAAAGTCAATGTAAATATCCCATTAAAGTTTGCGAAAACAGCTTTAAAGAGTGGTAAAATTAACTTTGGAAACAGTGATATTCAAAACAACATTGACATGGATTCAATTATTGAGATGATTGAAGATGGACACATTGGAGAAATCGTGGATATCACAAGTGCGGATGGAGATATAGTTAAAATCTTCATCGAATAA
- a CDS encoding DUF2089 domain-containing protein — MRDITKVFELLGSDLVITEIQSKQKDLTIKGEFQLSKFDYLSKEQQYFIEVFIKNQGNIKQIEKELGISYPTVKKNLDEVSQALGYKVETPKEDEKRIDIFNQIRNGLISIEEAEELLRKLK; from the coding sequence ATGAGAGATATTACTAAAGTATTCGAACTCTTGGGATCTGATTTAGTGATTACAGAGATTCAAAGTAAACAAAAAGATTTAACGATTAAAGGGGAATTTCAATTATCAAAGTTTGATTACCTTTCAAAGGAACAACAATACTTCATCGAAGTGTTTATTAAAAACCAAGGTAATATCAAACAAATCGAAAAAGAGTTAGGAATTTCTTACCCAACCGTAAAGAAAAACCTAGATGAAGTATCTCAAGCTTTAGGATATAAAGTTGAAACGCCTAAAGAAGATGAGAAACGTATAGATATATTTAATCAAATCAGAAATGGATTAATTTCAATCGAAGAAGCCGAAGAGCTTTTAAGAAAGCTTAAATAA
- the pepT gene encoding peptidase T: MNLVERFLKYVSIDTQSDPTVETCPSTLKQKNLGEILVNELKEMGVENAFMDEHGYVYGLIKSNSKKDITPIGFIAHMDTSPDAPGDNVSPRIIKDYDGSPIILNEKLSMDPTHFEALKYVIGDDIIVTDGNTLLGADDKAGVAEIMTMVDIMTKAPFEHGDIYIGFTPDEEIGRGADLFNLDWFKAKFAYTMDGSLIGGIEFENFNAASATIDFVGKSIHPGSAKNKLVNAMHIAFEFHQMLPVFQNPAYTEGYEGFNHLSQINGSVEHAHMHYIIRNHHMTKFNEQKEDFKAITKYLNEKYGYEAVKLNITDSYFNMYEILKNDMMPVELAKKAIANNGLIPHSEAIRGGTDGARLTFMGLPCPNLGTGGFNFHGRYEFASINQMETAVDIMVEIIKLNSK; this comes from the coding sequence ATGAACTTAGTAGAAAGATTTTTAAAATATGTATCAATTGATACTCAATCAGATCCAACTGTTGAGACTTGCCCTTCAACACTAAAACAAAAAAATCTAGGCGAAATCCTAGTTAATGAATTAAAAGAAATGGGCGTAGAAAATGCGTTCATGGATGAACATGGGTACGTATACGGATTAATTAAATCCAATTCAAAGAAAGATATTACACCAATTGGCTTTATTGCCCATATGGATACTAGCCCCGATGCACCCGGAGATAATGTTTCCCCTCGTATCATCAAAGATTACGATGGATCTCCAATTATTCTTAATGAGAAGTTATCCATGGACCCAACACATTTCGAAGCATTAAAGTATGTAATCGGTGATGATATTATCGTTACAGACGGTAACACGTTATTAGGTGCGGACGATAAAGCTGGTGTTGCGGAAATCATGACGATGGTTGACATCATGACTAAAGCTCCATTTGAACACGGTGACATCTATATCGGTTTCACCCCTGATGAAGAAATTGGACGTGGTGCAGATTTATTTAACCTTGATTGGTTTAAAGCCAAGTTTGCTTATACAATGGATGGGTCATTAATTGGCGGCATCGAATTTGAAAACTTCAACGCAGCTAGCGCAACTATTGATTTTGTAGGTAAATCCATTCATCCAGGCTCAGCTAAAAATAAATTAGTTAACGCCATGCACATCGCATTCGAGTTTCATCAAATGCTTCCAGTATTCCAAAACCCAGCATATACAGAAGGTTATGAAGGGTTTAATCACTTAAGTCAAATCAATGGTTCTGTTGAACACGCACACATGCACTACATCATAAGAAACCACCACATGACTAAGTTCAACGAACAAAAAGAAGACTTCAAAGCCATTACAAAATACTTGAATGAAAAGTATGGCTATGAAGCTGTTAAGCTTAATATCACTGACAGCTACTTTAACATGTATGAAATCCTTAAAAATGATATGATGCCTGTAGAGTTGGCCAAAAAGGCTATTGCTAACAATGGTTTAATTCCACATTCTGAAGCTATAAGAGGCGGAACAGACGGTGCAAGACTAACATTCATGGGTCTTCCTTGTCCAAATCTTGGTACAGGTGGTTTTAATTTCCATGGCAGATATGAGTTTGCAAGCATAAATCAAATGGAAACAGCCGTAGACATTATGGTTGAAATCATTAAATTAAATTCTAAGTAA
- a CDS encoding alpha/beta hydrolase produces the protein MKLIEKTIKLPKIGREASLFLLIPSDYTKHESYPLLIMNDGQNMFLDEKASFGTSWGLMEHFDSLPSMIIAGVSCANGLDRLDEYNPFVSKPFELDGIKRITGGKGDIYIHDLIETVIPFISSKYAIDDSNITIGGSSMGGLISVYASLTYPSIFKNAIGLSNAFWIAEEDFVKYIKRTRKLHKGMLYIDTGDSEDKDDFTYIESNRNVYEALLSKKINVVYREIPSGIHHESSWRERIKDIIIEVIK, from the coding sequence ATGAAACTAATAGAAAAAACCATTAAGCTTCCTAAAATAGGCAGGGAGGCTAGCCTTTTTCTTTTAATTCCATCTGATTACACTAAACACGAAAGTTATCCTCTATTAATCATGAATGATGGTCAAAACATGTTTCTCGATGAAAAAGCGTCTTTTGGGACGTCATGGGGACTAATGGAACACTTCGATTCGCTCCCGAGTATGATTATTGCAGGAGTATCTTGTGCAAATGGCTTGGATAGACTGGATGAATATAACCCGTTTGTTTCAAAACCATTTGAGTTAGATGGCATAAAACGTATCACAGGTGGTAAAGGTGATATCTATATTCATGACTTAATCGAAACCGTGATTCCTTTTATAAGTAGTAAATACGCCATTGATGATTCAAATATCACAATTGGTGGGTCCTCTATGGGTGGTTTGATCAGCGTATATGCTAGTTTGACTTATCCAAGTATCTTCAAAAATGCTATTGGCCTTTCCAATGCCTTTTGGATTGCAGAAGAAGATTTTGTTAAATATATCAAACGAACAAGAAAACTACACAAAGGTATGCTTTATATAGATACAGGCGATTCTGAAGACAAAGATGACTTTACGTACATAGAATCAAACAGAAATGTCTATGAAGCGTTACTTTCGAAGAAAATAAATGTTGTCTATCGTGAAATACCAAGTGGAATTCATCATGAATCCAGCTGGAGAGAACGAATTAAAGATATTATTATTGAAGTCATTAAGTAA